One Burkholderia sp. 9120 genomic window, GCAGCGGTTGCGCTTATTCGCGCGTGACGGGCGGTTCGCCGGAAAACTGACCGCCGATTTCTTCCGCCGTGTAATCGATCATCGCGAGCGAGGCGATTTCGGCTTCCTTCGGATCGCGCCGTTCGATCGCGTCGACCACTCGCCGATGCGAATTCACCGCCGTCTCCCACAGCCCTTCCCGCGTGGTGACGATCGGATTGACCGTCGACAGCGCGCCGCGAATGATCGCCGCCATCTGCTTGAAGAACTGATTGCCGCTCGCCACCACGATGCGGGTGTGGAACAACTCGTCGGCTTCCTGATAGCCGGGCTCGCCCGGCCGGATCGCCCGGAACGCCTCGAACGCCTCGCGAATCGCCGCGATATCGGCGGCGCTGCCGCGCGCGGCCGCCTGCGCCGACGCGCGCGGTTCGATCAGAATGCGGAACTCGATCACGTCGCGCAGAAACAGCGG contains:
- a CDS encoding FCD domain-containing protein, producing the protein MEQANKDRSLVSKVMDGLVTGIVEEKYGAILPPQDVLSKEFDVSRTVMREALSMLLARDMLDVRPKIGTRIRPMSDWRMIDEDVVQWRFRAKPDPLFLRDVIEFRILIEPRASAQAAARGSAADIAAIREAFEAFRAIRPGEPGYQEADELFHTRIVVASGNQFFKQMAAIIRGALSTVNPIVTTREGLWETAVNSHRRVVDAIERRDPKEAEIASLAMIDYTAEEIGGQFSGEPPVTRE